GGGACCACGACCAGGCCAGCGTAAACTGATCGAACCTGCGAAGTCCCGTCAAGGCTGACCGGAACATCCCAGTGAGGAGCGCCCATGTCCGACAAATTCTGCCCGCTGAACCTGTCCCCGGAGGAACTCATCGAGTACACGCCGGACTGGGACGGCGAACGCTTCCCGGACGGACGGCCCAAAGTGCCGGACGGGATCATCGAGCGGATGAAGAACGTCTCCATCACCCAGGCCTGGGGCGTGATGCGCGGCGCGGGCTACGAACACCAGTACGAGGGCGGCTGGGCGCAGACTCATCCCGGCAAGACGCTCGTGGGCCGGGCGCTGACGGCCATGTACATGCCCCGGCGGCCGGCCATGCGCACGGTGATGGAGACGAAAGGCGCCGACGCCGGCTGCATCGGCGACCAGATCTCCTGGCCCATCGACATGCTCGTTCCCGGCGACGTCTACGTGGCGGACACCTACGGCAAGGTGGACGAGGGGCCCATCATCGGCGACAACCTGGCCACGGCCATCTACGCCAACTCAGGCAACGGCGTGGTCTTTGACGGGTCGGTACGGGACCTGGAAGGCATCGAGGAACTGGAGGATTTCGCCTGCTTCGTCCGGGGCTGGCACCCCTCCTACGCCTCGCCCACGATCATGCTCCTGGGCGTCAACACCGCGGTGCGCATCGGCCAGGCCACGGTCATGCCCGGCGACGTCGTCCTGGGCAAGCGCGAAGGCGTCGTCTTCATCCCGCCCCACCTCGCGGAGACCGTGGTGAAGACCTCCGAACTCGTCCAGCTGAGGGATATGTTCGGCAAGCAGCGGCTGCGGGAGGGGAAATACACGCCCGGCCAGATCGACGACCGTTGGACGGACGAGATGGAGGTGGATTTCTCGGAATGGCTGGAAGGCCACATGGACGAACTGCCGGTCCCGAAGTCGGCCATCCAGGACCTGCTGAAGGAACGGACGTGGTGAGGGAGAACGGACGTGGTGAGGGAGACTACGTCAGGCACTCACTTTCGGCCTGCGCTCAAAAGCGAATTCCATGATGTTCGCGTTTTCTTCCGCGTGTTCGATGGTCATTGAGACGAGATTGCCCTCTTCATCAAGGTCCATGTAGACGTTCTCGGACATCTCCTGCGTCTCCACCGCGGCACTATCCAGGAATACGATGTGCAGCGTGTCCGTATCTTCAAAGTAGATGATCTTCATCTTGAAACCTTCCTGATAGAACTATTTCGATACACACTTAGTTCATTGCTTGACACAATCCCAGTCCTAAACAATGTTATGCCGTTATTGACTCACGTCGACAACACAGTCTTACCGTTTAGTGCTGGGGGGTATTTCAATGCCGAATAGTAACGATCGTGAACCTGGGTTCTTAACTCAGATCGGCGAAGATATTGGTGAAGAAAAGGAAACCAGTGCGGTAGATGCGATCACGAATTTGATACAACCGGATCAGTATGTCGGCGATTTACTCTCATTAGACTATGAGTCCGCCGACATACTCATCCACGACAGCCATAGAGTCAGGGTAAATGGTATTCCTTTCGGCTGTCTGCTTATCGCAAGCAGAATCACACCCGATGGACTTACCACAAACGATCCGGGTGACAGCCGTGCTTCCCTACTGCTATTAAGAGTGTCTGGAAACACAAGACTTAACTCGGACATAGACTTAAACAAAGCCAGGTTTGAAATCGTACAACGGTCTAACGATACTGAACGTAACTATGACGATGCTAGGCAAACCGACCAATTCACATTAAACCTCCTCCGTTACACTGGAGTTCGTTGTCGGATTTTGGGTACGTTTAGGGTTTTTCGTTCAGACCAGAATGAAGAATGGCAGCTACATTTTGGTGCTGATATCGACAACTTCTATGCTGGCCAAGGGATGAAAATATACAAGCCTAACGGTGATGCATTGAAGACAATCGTTAACTTTCGAAGTAGCACAACAATTCAGAATAACAAGTCGCGAATTGGCCGTCTACGCTACTCGGCTTCGAATAAAGACGATCAAACACCAGAATCTGTACCGATTGAAATAGCAGCCGATGACTTTATTGCTCAACGTACCGCGCTTTTTGGAATGACACGAACAGGTAAGTCAAATACCACGAAGACGATCGCATCTGCTTTATTCAATCTACGACAGGCGGATTCCAAAACCTGTGTTGGTCAGTTGATTTTCGACCCAAACGGTGAATACGCTAATGACAATCCCCAAGACCAGGGTTGTATTCGCAACTTGAAGTACACGAGTCCAGAATACATCGACGATGTGCATACATACGGTTCATTTAGTCACCCATACGATGAAGATCGCCATATAACTAAATTTAACTTCTACGGCGAAAACGAGCCAACTTCACTACCTTCCAGTAAGGATGTGCTTGATGACGCACTGCGAACGCTCTTACAGGGAAAACAAATAATCAATGACG
This genomic stretch from Gemmatimonadota bacterium harbors:
- a CDS encoding DUF87 domain-containing protein; translated protein: MPNSNDREPGFLTQIGEDIGEEKETSAVDAITNLIQPDQYVGDLLSLDYESADILIHDSHRVRVNGIPFGCLLIASRITPDGLTTNDPGDSRASLLLLRVSGNTRLNSDIDLNKARFEIVQRSNDTERNYDDARQTDQFTLNLLRYTGVRCRILGTFRVFRSDQNEEWQLHFGADIDNFYAGQGMKIYKPNGDALKTIVNFRSSTTIQNNKSRIGRLRYSASNKDDQTPESVPIEIAADDFIAQRTALFGMTRTGKSNTTKTIASALFNLRQADSKTCVGQLIFDPNGEYANDNPQDQGCIRNLKYTSPEYIDDVHTYGSFSHPYDEDRHITKFNFYGENEPTSLPSSKDVLDDALRTLLQGKQIINDALAEETAGYIKAFCNADLSTTEEHVINYGEYTRLRRRLFVYRCILAESGFEHTGTANARGLFKADLRNLMGNSEDLKQYVHLLNNGEMEWEVAGNFIKAFAQWVKESAFNAFDTAYAIDHDGRNWSDPHLLGLLKFYDDTRARSITQNTRVWHDLSSTADYADTIVEQVRDGKLVIVDQLLGDPAMNRQAAERIARRLFQEQQRSFSQPKIDPDTNEIVQPPPVIVYAEEAHTLLPKASEDDSNNIWARIAKEGAKFNIGMVYSTQEPSSLQTNILKNTENWFIAHLNNTDETKQVSKFNDFDDFTSSIINVAEAGLIKVRTRSSYYTIPVHMDLFEAPTAPENVDNQETVSDSSTDDDR
- a CDS encoding DUF2283 domain-containing protein, whose protein sequence is MKIIYFEDTDTLHIVFLDSAAVETQEMSENVYMDLDEEGNLVSMTIEHAEENANIMEFAFERRPKVSA
- a CDS encoding RraA family protein; this translates as MSPEELIEYTPDWDGERFPDGRPKVPDGIIERMKNVSITQAWGVMRGAGYEHQYEGGWAQTHPGKTLVGRALTAMYMPRRPAMRTVMETKGADAGCIGDQISWPIDMLVPGDVYVADTYGKVDEGPIIGDNLATAIYANSGNGVVFDGSVRDLEGIEELEDFACFVRGWHPSYASPTIMLLGVNTAVRIGQATVMPGDVVLGKREGVVFIPPHLAETVVKTSELVQLRDMFGKQRLREGKYTPGQIDDRWTDEMEVDFSEWLEGHMDELPVPKSAIQDLLKERTW